TGGGAGTTTACtttgtttggggaaaaaaaataaataaataaataaataaaaaaataatagatttaagatttatatgtttttataatattggttaagattaaaaaaaaaataaaaaaaatatatgcattttGTGTGTTACCTGcaccacaaaaaacaaaaaatgatgcTGAAGGTGAAAGGCCACCATGGCATGATCGACCTCCTGGATTGGTTTGAGACCTCCGACAGCTACCTGCTGGTGCTGGAGATGCCGGAGAACTGCCAGGACCTGTTTGAGTTAATCTCCGTGCAAGGTCCCCTGAAAGAAGACTGGGCACGCATACTCTTCCGCCAGGTGGTGGATGCCATGGTGCACTGTCACGCCCAAGGGGTCACCCACAGAGACCTCAAAGATGAAAACATCCTGCTCGACACCCAGACGGGAAGAATCTGATTGACTTCAGCTCGGGGGCTTTGCTCCATGATTCCACCTACAGTAGTCTTGACGGCACTAGGAGTATACAGCCACCCAGAATGGGTTGCATTTCGTAGGTACAAGGCGGTGCTGGCCGCGGTGTGGTCTCTGGGCATCCTCCTGTATAACATGGTTTGCTGGGACATCCCATTCGAGCGAAACCAAGACATCGTCCAGGCTCAAGTCGTCTTCAGAACCAAAGTTTCTCCAGAATGTGAAAATTTAATACACTGGTGCTAATCCATTTGCCCCTTGAAGCATCCCTCTCTGGAGCAGATCCTTCAGCATCCCTGGATGAAAAGTGCGTACGTAATGCCGCAAACGTAATCTGAGACTCAATAGGCGACCTGCTATACATGAGTCTGGTCACTAGAGGGCTCTGTATACCAGCCAATTGCTAAATGGCCACCGCCAGGCTTCTGGATGGCAGGTGCTGGGTTTCTGAGTGCCATCTGTGGGTCTGGGGAGAGGAACGTCAGCTCCGAAGGACAAATTTAATTTGAGAAATTGTTGACACTGACAGGATGTCCTGTAATGGCCGCCCGTTGGACAGTGCCAGGTACACCCTGCCGTGACTCAGGTTGTGCAAACAGGGAAAACCATGTTTATTGAAGCTCCTGGGTTTTACAGGACAGTTCTCCTGGGAGTCAGTAACAggatattttgtaaaagcagagcTCATTATTACCTAGTCGCTTACATTGCGCCATTTTTATGAAGAAAAGACGCCTTTTTTTATTAGGTGACCAAGACACTACAGACGCACAAGAAATGGTTCTCGAGATCCACATTGTCAGTCTATTCCTTAAAGAACCACGGTGCGCAGACTGAAAATCGGCGTAATTTACGTTTCCATTTATGAGAACTGTGAAGATGCTTGTGCTTTTAAAGAATCTTTACGTCTGCATTGTTAGTATAAAAGGCTCGTTGCCAGTTCTTTACTTAAGCCAGACACAAAATGGAGGAGTTAtgagtagcaaccaatcagattggttGTTTCACTTCCCAACCTGGGCTGGAGACATGTgaggtgcaatctgattggttgctatggctctCAGGTATTAACACTGGTACTGATAAGACTTGGAGATGAGCTGCACAGAGCAACGCGTCCGAACATTCCCTTCATTTCCGAGCCCATGACAGGGAGATGAGAGccggaagctgattggttgctattggtaaCACTTCCAATTCTTGGAGGTCTTCCATTTTGTGATGGCTGTTTGTTAGGGCCTGAAGGCCTTTTGTTGAAAGAGTAAATACTTGTGTATTACATGAAGGGTCCACACCATTTCCACTCCTATATATCTTGCTGTATATGATGTACAGATGCTGTTATTTAATAAATTAAGCGTTTTTCTACAAAAAAGGAAAGGAGATTTTGTTTGCGACTATCACGTACTAATTATACCTGTGAAGAGAGGAGAAGACATGATGTCAGCAAGAAGTGATGAAGAATTgggttatttattatttttcaacGACAGGGAAAATAAGGGTTTGTATTGATGCCCAAAATGTCCCCTGCCCTTTGCCACCCAGAAATGGAATCAACTATGGGAAGGAAGATGACTCGAGAAAAAATCCAAACGTAAAGCCGATCATCAAATACTTTGAGGGGGACCCAAACCCCTACATACTTTTTACTGCTTTAAGAGACATCCATGCGGGACATGAACTGTTATTTGACTATGGTGTCACAAGGAAATCTTTCACAGGGGAAGGGGCAGACCACATGAGGATAGGGAAAaagtaattctttttttttttttttttttttttttttaagatggaCTGCGTTCAAATATATGTCGCACTTGTCAATTTTCTTTGTAAAATAAttgcatatattttttcaaaaaagttATTTAAAACAAATTTACCTTGAAGATAAACAGATAAAGATTGTCAATTATTAGATAGTATGCATAAAAGACCATCCTCCACCATTAAGGTGTCTGATCTTGTGGTAGCTTTATTTAGAAAGCAAAATGTTCAAACGAACCCTGTCATgttaaactaatattttttgggcttaaaaataaaaagtacattTAATAAGGGTTTGTGTTCTTGTCTTTTTTTACatgtattttttaaaacaaattagGCCTAGATTTACTAAAGCCGGTAGGACCAAATTTAGTCCAAATGACTAGGTGATCCAGCAAACCTGGACAGGTTTTGTAAAGAGCTGTGCACTAATTAATGGCACAACTTTAGAAATCCTGTTCAGGTTTGCTAGACCACCTAGTCATTTGGACAAAATTTAGGCCTTTCAcctttgataaatcagggcctatgcTCTTTCTGGGGGACTACTCGATGTAAGTAGCATTTcaggtgtgtgtatgtataaagGCAGAAGGATGTACCCCTCCCCCACCTGCTTAGAAAACAGAGCAAACATTCCACTACCTATTGTCAGGTGCTTTACAAAtagagtgtcacgagggtatcaagagccacgtctgactcagttatacccggggtcaggaagtcgcagcgggtggctgcacgctctatatctaaagatcacgttgtttcttagtgatcgtTTTCTGTGTttaccttgctatcctttttgtctca
The sequence above is drawn from the Bufo bufo chromosome 11, aBufBuf1.1, whole genome shotgun sequence genome and encodes:
- the LOC120981479 gene encoding LOW QUALITY PROTEIN: serine/threonine-protein kinase pim-1-like (The sequence of the model RefSeq protein was modified relative to this genomic sequence to represent the inferred CDS: inserted 1 base in 1 codon; deleted 1 base in 1 codon; substituted 1 base at 1 genomic stop codon) — translated: MMLKVKGHHGMIDLLDWFETSDSYLLVLEMPENCQDLFELISVQGPLKEDWARILFRQVVDAMVHCHAQGVTHRDLKDENILLDTQTGXNLIDFSSGALLHDSTYSSLDGTRVYSHPEWVAFRRYKAVLAAVWSLGILLYNMVCWDIPFERNQDIVQAQVVFRTKVSPECENLIHWCXSICPLKHPSLEQILQHPWMKSAYVMPQT